CCAATGGGCCCATGCATCACGGGCTCCACAGAAGTACCATTATTTGCCATTCCATCGAGAAGTGGAAAAAAGCAAAGCGAAAGATGCAGAAAACGTAGAAAATAGCAACGCACATGgaacatttcaaaaataattgaaCGACACGTGTCTAGGTGAGATAGGTCCAATCCCACTATAAATTATCGTGACTCCGCCTTCTCACCATGCAAGAACCGTAGAAAACATGTCTCCGAGAAAGATCCTTTTGCTTTTCCTGCTTATGGTGGCGCTCACCACAGCCGCTCTTGCCGATCATGGCCCTCCGCATAAGCCTCCCCATAAGCCGCCGCATAAGCCGCCTGCAATGGAGGAAAGCACCACCCTTGATGAAACCCTTACCACCTTGGATGGTGGCAAGAAGAAACCGCcacccaaaaagaaacctcCAATGGAAGAAACCGCCACCCTTGATGAGGAAACCCTGACCACCTTGGACGGTGGCAAGCCTCCCAAGAAGAAGCCTCCGCCGATAAAGCCACCACCAAAGCACAAGCCTCCAACGGGTGTTGAGGACGCCCACAAGCCACCTGGTGGTGGTGGCCACAAGCCACCTGGTGGTGGTGGCCATAGGCCACCACCTTTGAACTAATCATAAGTAGCCAAGTTCGTCTCATGGCATATGCAGAACGTGGTGTACTAGAATAAGAGCTTGGATTCAATCAGTTGGTCATGCTTACTGCAATTTCGTGATATCGATATCATGTTGTCATGTAATTCGTAGTCATGCGGTCTAGCCAGCTAGATTTTGGGCAAGTTAATGTGCATGAGACGTGTATCCATCTTCTGAGCATTGGAGACTTGAATATGAGTGGTTCGCTCTTTATGTTATTAACTTCTCCTTTCACATAATTGTAGGTGTTTCATAGCAGTGAAATGGGCACATGCCAGTCATTGATAATAACTTTCATCTTATCCTGATGTGATTAAAGGCTTACGACAATGGTTGGCCGAGAATGTCTAAAAGCAGTCCATTCAAATATATTCACTCCTCACTTTTCTCTTTATGTTTACACCAAAAATTAGCTAAGTCATTGGCATAATACTAATTCAGATAAACATATAACTTGGACAAGGCGTGACCATTTGTGAGACACCAACGCGTAAGCCTTTATCGATGGCCATACCAATCGCAAGAACTCCTGTCAATGGCTATGCTTATCAATGACTATGATCAATTATTGACATAAGATAGCTGTTGGTTGCTGATTAGCAAAAGATGCCGACGAACATGCTAAAGTTCATTGTTCAACGAGCTGAAGTGGAGGATCAAGATATGATGTTAAAGAATAACCATCCCGGGATGAAAAATTGTGGCAACGTGAAGGCTTGGAGCGAGAAATTCCAGAGATGTGAAAGCATGGCTAGAACCGCTGAAGATCTGCTTATAGGCAGTAATAAATACCAGTGTTTGTGTACTATAAGCCCTCCTCCCTGCACAAAAACGAACGAACTTTTTTACCTTTCAATTGTATTTAAACCTATATCATAGTCTAGCTGTCGTTTCTGGATATCtcatcgttgattaaattccggcGTATATCATAACTGTGTCATTGAGTTTTAGCCACTGTAATTCTATTGCAGGATAAAACGCTCAGCAAAATTCTATCCTCTTGCCATTTACAATAGCCAAGCAACTCTCTTATACAGGAAAAAACTCATTCACATGGCGACATAAATGATTCAACAACATGCAAGGATCGTCCCACGGAAGAAGTTTGATTCTCCCAGGACTTCCGAATTCTGCTTTATGCCAGGGACCTAGTTTCCATTTGAATCGCAAGAATATTTAgcccacaaaaacaaaaagatcaaTGCGATATTGCATTTGTACGAGCGGCTTTCAGGATCACCCTACAATTACACATGAAGGCAATGAGACTACTGGCATGACATACAAACTTTGTTGAGCTTGCTTCAGGTGCATTTTGAGTGCATCGTTGTTTACCTAGCAGGCATCATCAGATAATACTGTAAGAACAAGATTCTACAGAAGAGCAAGGGTTTATGCCCGCAGACCCCTGACAACACGATGGATCCAAAATATCGAGGAGCCATCAGTAATCATTGAGGAATCTGACAAGGAGGTAGATCCAGGATGAGAGCATCAAATCCATGTTCCATCTcgccaagaaaagaagaaagggtgCACCATAAGATTGTGATGAAGAGAGCCCCAAAGCAGGTAATTCATCCCATCCATGGGCTCTCACATGCCACAACGCAAATTGAAGAAGGTGGTCCCTTTGGGTTAATTAGGTATGAAGGTATTCCTTCCTCCTCTATAACCcaatttctactttctaatgATCCAAATATCTGAACTCGATCAGTTTAACTTCCACATCCCGGGAGCACGAACGGGAACAAATGTGTATAggttaaaaataattacaagtaaGCAATCTCTCTGAGTTTGATTTAAATGAGCTTGCTTTGCAGTTAATCTGCCAAGTCTCCAAGTTTCACCTCGTGACTCGAGTTGAACCCAAATTTAAGGCTCATTCAAGCTTCCAGTGGCAGAATCCAGATTTCTTTAACTGCTCTCTCAAGAAGCTGGAATACATCATTACGATGTAAAGATCATATCAGCAAACATAGTAGTTGCATTGTCTATCTGGggaataaaacaaataaaagtgtAATGAAATATCAAAGCTAGAGCAAATCCAATTACACTCACCAAAAAGAATACCCACGAGCATGTCTACCTACCACTCTCACAGTAATAAAATTTCTTAACTTCTATAAGGTCCCCATGCATCACGAATTATCAACCCAATTAAAGAGCATGCCACTCGTGGAACGATACCTTATCATACTAATATTTTCTAAACAGAAAATAATATTAATCTGCTCAACACACCTGAAGCTATGATCGAGACTCCTGGCTTAAATATCATGTACcaataataaattatgaagGGGAAAACcaataaaatcgaccaaaacaCAGAAGTCGGGACCAGATATTAAAAGGCACGAACAAAGACACTTATGGACGAAAGCAAGCAACCCCATTTCAAACTAAAAAACAACAACTAtgaatcttttgtttttttttccttcacctCGCATTTTCACGTGACATGGATGGCCCCAAAACACTAGATTACACATTGGATACGCAATATTTTTCTGTGGGTCATCAGTGGACGGCTTTTACCGGGGCTCGATGCGTTCGCGATAAGCGTCGGCAGACACACACATAACTACCACGGCCATTGTCTCATCGAATATTCGAGGGGTCGCCGTATTTGGACAAACATCATATGCTTCGCATGACGAACTTTCCAGAGGCAATCATTGTTGCTGGCAATCTGTGATTCTCGAAATCGCCATTAGCCATTGGGGGCAGTCGTTTTGTCTCTTTCTAGTGTCTTATCCTTGCAAGTCCCTCCGCTCTGCTCGCCACGTACGTGGGAGATTACACTCCACGAGCGTCGCATCTACAGAACCGACAGTCCCTGCGACCAAGTGTTGCCGacctcatttttttaaagttatctaGTGAGCTTCAATAGTTAACCGTTATCAAGAGCATTACGTCGCTTGAGAAATCTTCCGAAATTCTGAGTGAGCGTAAGGCGTGACTCATCGCTTGCAACAGTTGCTGTTTAATCTTCGTGCTAAAGGTGAAAGGGTCGCTACTTTCCCGGTGAGTCTGCGTTGGCCAATCTTGG
This region of Eucalyptus grandis isolate ANBG69807.140 chromosome 8, ASM1654582v1, whole genome shotgun sequence genomic DNA includes:
- the LOC104416100 gene encoding early nodulin-75-like; the encoded protein is MSPRKILLLFLLMVALTTAALADHGPPHKPPHKPPHKPPAMEESTTLDETLTTLDGGKKKPPPKKKPPMEETATLDEETLTTLDGGKPPKKKPPPIKPPPKHKPPTGVEDAHKPPGGGGHKPPGGGGHRPPPLN